One window of the Triticum dicoccoides isolate Atlit2015 ecotype Zavitan chromosome 3B, WEW_v2.0, whole genome shotgun sequence genome contains the following:
- the LOC119276925 gene encoding histone deacetylase 6-like has product MKWHQDGDKDHSAETASRISEIMKKLDEDGVLDRIAREPFVMANRRLVLAVHHNLDYLAFVNSLPKSQKELELKFSQFAGISLFSSKGTPQAVFAAAGAVIRGCELVVGGYYNQAFAVVRPPGHHADKSWAEGFCYFNNIAIGARHLLDHYRLKRILVVDFDVHHGNGTQEIFYDNKHVLFFSGHCGDLTYPKSNSKASHIGEGAGEGYNINFPLAEGFNEDDLLYAVNKILLPVATKFDPEVVLVSAGFDAGIDDMGGCNVSSKGFGAVVRKLLCLAGGKMVLALEGGYNLKHLPTHVSHSIRAILGDEDAFFPDYDQTDHRPSESTISMADNLQLKLSLYWDVFVEKPPGPTPEGETPPRPGAVGGDPSGALGSHSSS; this is encoded by the exons ATGAAGTGGCACCAGGATGGTGACAAAGATCATTCTGCTGAAACGGCATCAAGAATTTCTGAAATAATGAAAAAGCTTGACGAAGACGGTGTCCTTGACAG GATTGCGAGGGAGCCTTTTGTGATGGCAAATCGTCGCTTAGTGCTGGCTGTCCATCATAACTTGGATTATTTGGCATTCGTCAACAGCCTTCCAAAGTCACAGAAGGAGCTGGAACTTAAATTCAGTCAGTTTGCTGGCATTAGCTTATTTTCTTCGAAGGGAACACCCCAAGCAGTGTTTGCCGCTGCTGGTGCTGTTATCAGG GGCTGTGAATTAGTTGTAGGTGGATATTATAATCAAGCCTTTGCAGTGGTCAGGCCTCCGGGGCACCACGCTGATAAAAGCTGGGCCGAAGGCTTTTGCTATTTTAACAATATTGCAATTGGTGCAAGGCATCTGCTTGACCATTAT CGATTGAAGCGAATTTTGGTGGTGGACTTTGATGTCCACCACGGCAACGGTACTCAGGAGATATTTTATGATAATAAGCATGTCCTTTTCTTTTCGGGTCACTG TGGAGATCTTACTTATCCTAAGTCGAACAGTAAGGCATCTCATATTGGAGAGGGTGCTGGCGAGGGCTACAATATCAATTTTCCGTTGGCAGAGGGTTTTAATGAGGATGACCTACTTTATGCTGTCAATAAAATTCTTCTCCCGGTGGCGACTAAGTTCGATCCTGAGGTGGTGCTTGTTTCAGCTGGTTTCGATGCTggcattgatgatatgggtggttgCAATGTCTCTTCTAAGGGTTTCGGAGCAGTAGTGCGTAAG TTGCTGTGCCTTGCGGGAGGAAAGATGGTTCTTGCTCTAGAAGGAGGTTACAATCTGAAGCATCTTCCGACGCACGTTTCTCACAGTATACGTGCTATCTTGGGGGACGAAGACGCCTTTTTCCCGGACTATGATCAGACAGACCATCGTCCGAGCGAGAGCACCATCAGTATGGCAGACAACCTCCAGCTGAAATTGAGTCTGTATTGGGATGTTTTCGTGGAAAAACCTCCAG GGCCAACACCTGAGGGCGAAACTCCGCCTCGTCCTGGTGCTGTCGGTGGGGATCCCAGTGGTGCCCTTGGGAGTCACTCCAGCTCCTGA